GGCCGCCTCGCGCGCGGCGCCGCGCGGCCTGCACACGGACGGCGAGGTCGATGAGTGGATCGCCCGGCAACGCGCCGCGGGGACCCTGGACGTTCAGGTCGTCCCGCTCGACGCGCTCCAGGACTGGGGCACGGAGCCGGGGAGCGGCAACCTCGTGCACCGGACCGGGCGCTTCTTCAGCGTCCTCGGCCTGGACGTCCAGCAGCGGACCGGCCTCAGGGAGATCCCCTGGGACCAGCCGATCATCGAGCAACCCGAGGTCGGCATCCTCGGCGTCCTGGCCAAGCGGATCGGCGGCGTCCTGCACTTCTGCCTGCAGGCGAAGGAGGAGCCCGGGAACATCGGCGCGGTGCAGCTCTCGCCGACGGTCCAGGCGACGTTCAGCAATTACACGCGTGCCCACCGGGGGGCGGAGCCGCCATTCCTCGCGCTCTTCACCGCGCCGGCGCCCGAGTCGGTGGTCTTCGCCCGCCTGCAGACCGAGGACGGCAGCAGGTTCCTGCACAAGTCGAACCGGAACATGGTCGTGCTCGTCGGGGACGAGGTCCCCGACGAGGTGCCCGGCCCCTTCCTCTGGCTCACGCTGCGCCAGATCGCGCAGCTGCTGCGCCGGGACAACCTGGTCAACGCCTGCGCCCGCAGCGTGCTGTCCGCTCTCGCGCTCCCGCTGTCGCTTCCCGGAGGGCGCGGCCCGGCAGCCGGGCCGGGCGCCGGGGGTGCGGACATCCGGGAGACCCTCCAGTGGCTCGACGATATCCGCGCCGGCGTCCACCTCAGGGTCAAGCGCATCGGCCTCAACGAGCTGGACGAGTGGGAGCGCGACGTGAAGGGCTATTTCTCGCACCATGAGGGCCGCTACTTCCGGCTGGTCGGTCTGAGGGTCAGCTCCGAGCACCGGGAGGTGCGGCGCTGGGACCAGCCGATCATCGAGAACGCGGCGCGCGGCATCATCGGCCTGCTGGTCCGGCACGGGGCCGGGGGGCTCGAGTGCCTGCTGCAGGCGCGGCCCGAGCCGGGGAACCGCCCCGCCGTGCAGGTCGGCCCGACGGTGCAGTTCACACCGGGGAACTACTGCGCCAATCCGAAGCTGCCGCGCCCGTTCCTGCTCGAGGAGTTCTCGCAACCCGGCCGCTTCCCGCTGCTCCTCGAGACGCTGCAGGCCGAGGAGGGGGCGCGGTTCTTCCGGGAGTGCCACACCCACCGCGTGCTCATGCTGCCCCCCGGCACGGAGCTCGAGCCGCCGCGGGGCTACCGCTGGGTCCCCGAGGCGCACCTGCGCTTCCTGCTGCATCTGGGAGAGCAGGTGAACTCCTGCGCGAGGAGCATCGTCGGATGCCTGCTCTGACGCCGGCGGAGCCCCCGGCCGGCGCGCCCGCGGTGCCCTACTGGGACGTGCGCCCGTTCGCCGCCGCGCGCCGCGACGAGCTGCTCGCCGCCGTCGGGCGGGTCCTGGATTCGGGCCGCCTCGTCCTCGCGGACGAAGTGCGCCGGTTCGAGGAGGACTTCGCGCGCCTCTGCGGCGTGCGCTGGGGGGTCGGCGTCAACTCCGGGACCGACGCGCTCTTCCTCGCGCTCAAGGCGCTCGACATCGGGGCCGACGACGAGGTCCTGACCGTCGCCAACACCGCGGTGCCGACCGTCGCCGCGATCCGCGCGACAGGGGCCACGCCGGTCTTCGTGGACGTCGAGGAAGAGACCTTTCTCATGGACCCGCGCCTGCTGCGGGAGCGGCTCTCGCCGCGCTCGCGGTGCATCGTCCCGGTCCACCTCGCCGGGCAGGCGGCGGACGTGCCGGCCCTCCGGGAAGCCGCGGCCGGCCGGGACATCCGCATCGTGGAGGACTGCGCCCAGGCCTGCGGGGCGACCATCGGCGGACGGCGGGTGGGCAGCCTCGGCGACGCGGGGGCGTTCTCCTTCTACCCGACGAAGGTCCTCGGCGCCTTCGGCGACGCCGGGATGGTGGTCACTGCCGGCGAAGCCCTCGCGCAGCGGGTGCGGCGGCTGCGCTTCTACGGCATGGAGCGCGAGTACGCAGCGCTCGAGGAGGGCTACAACTCGCGGCTCGACGAGGTCCAGGCGGCGCTCCTGAGCGTCAGGCTCGCGCTCCTCGACGAGGCCGTGGCGGGGCGCCGCGCGATCGCCCGGCGGTACGACGAGGCCCTGGCCGGCCTCGGCGACCTCGCCCTGCCGGTGACCGGCGCGGGGCGCGACCACCAGTACTACCTCTACACGGTCCGCACGCCGCGCCGGGACGCCCTGCGCGAGCACCTGGCGACCCGGGGGATCGAGACGAAGATCAACTACCCGCACCCCGTGCACCTGATGCAGGCCTACGCGTTCCTCGGCTGGCGGCCGGGCGACCTGCCGGTCACCGAACGGCTGGCGGCGACCGTGCTCTCGCTCCCCATCTACCCGGAGATGCCGCCCGCGCACCAGTCGCTGGTCGTCGACGCGGTCCGCGACTTCTTCGGCGAGGCATGAACGCGCGCGAGTACCGCGCGATGTTCGAGGCCGAGGACCGCCACTGGTGGTACGTCGGCCTGCACGAACTGGTCGTCGCGATCGTCGGGCGCCTGGCCGCAGGCCGGCGCGAGCCGCTGCGCATCCTCGACGCCGGGTGCGGGACGGGACGGCTGATGCAGCTGCTCGGTCGTGCCGGCGCGGTCGAGGGCTTCGACGTCTCGCCGGAGGCCGTCGACTTCTGCCGCCGGCGGGGGCTCGAGCGCGTGCGGGTCGCGGACCTCAACGCGCCGGCGCTGCCGGAGTGCGCGTACGACGTGATCACCGTCATCGACGTGCTCTACCACCGCGGCGTGCGGGACGAGGCGGCCGCGCTCGGCTCGCTGCGGGCGGCGCTGGCGCCCGGCGGCGTGCTCATCAGGAACGACCCTGCATTCGAGGCGCTGCGCAGCGACCACGACCGCGCGGTCCACACGCGCGAGCGCTACCGGCCCCCGCGCGTGCGGCAGCTGCTGCTTGCCGCGGGACTGGAGCCTGAGATCGTCACCTACCGCGTCGCCGCCGCGGCCCCCGCCATCGCGCTCCACCGTCTCGCCCGGCGGTGGGGGCGTGCGGTCGCCGAGACCGACGTCCGCTCCGACGTGAAGCTCCCCGGCGCGGGGCTGAACCGGGCGCTCCTCGCCCTGCTGCGCGCGGAGAACCGGCTGATCGCGCGCACCGGCCTGCCCTTCGGGACATCCGTCTTCGCCGTGGCGCGGCGGCCGGCGGTGTCCGGCACATGAGCGCGGGCGCCTGGGCCCCGGCGGCAAGCGCCTGGCTGGCGCTCCCGCGGCCGGTCCCCCGGCGGTGGCTGGTCTTCGCGCTCCTCGCGCTGGCGCTGCTTGCGCGACAACCGCGGGACCTGCTCCACCCGCAGTTCAACGCCGAGGAGGGGAGCATCATCTTCCAGCAGGCCTACAATCAGGGGCCCTGGCGATCGCTCTTCGTCCCGGCGTCGGGCTACCTGCATCTGACGCTGCGCCTGGCGGGCGCGCTGGCCCTGCTCGTCCCCCTCGAGCTGGCCCCGCTGGTCTTCAAGGTGCTGGCCGTCGGGGTCCAGATGGTCCCGGTGGCGTACCTCCTGGCGGACGGCGTCCCGGGCTTCGCCGTCGCTCCCGCCTTCCGCGTGGCCGGCGCGGCGGCGGTGCTGGCCGGGCCGAACTCGCAGGAGGTCTATCTCAACCTCAACAACTCCCAGTGGTTCCTGACGCTCGCGGGCTGCCTCATCCTGCTCGCGGGACCGCGCCCCGGAAAGTGGCGCCGGGCCCTGGACACCGGGGTGATCCTGCTCTTCGCGACGACGGGGCCGTTTGTCATCGCCTGCGCGCCGCTCGCGCTGTGGTCCCTGTGGCGCTGCCGTGCCCGCGGAGTCCGCACCTGGACCCCGCTCATCGCACTCGCCGGCGCCGCCGTCCAGCTGGCGCTGCTGGCCACAGGTCCGCGCGCGACGAGCGCGACCGCCGGCTTCGGGATCCCCACCGTCGCCGAGATCGTCCGGATCCTCGGGCTGGACGGCGCCGCCAACGCGTTCTTCGGCCTCAATTTCGTCGCGGCGCGCCATTCCGGGTTCCCTGCCGGCGCCGTGCTCGCCGCAGCGGCCGCCGTGCCGGCACTGGGGCTCGCGGCCGTCGCGCTCCGCAACCTCGCGCTGCTCGTCCTGCTCGGGCTGGCCACCGTCGCCGCCGCCGTCCCGTTTCTCTTCCCGCTCAACGACCCGCGCCACTGGCTGAGCCCGGCGTTCGGCCCGCGGTACTTCTTCTTCACCATGCTCTTCGTCGTCTGCACGCTGCTGGCCATGGCGGAGCGCGGCGGCACCTGGCGCGCCCTCGCGGTCCCCGGCCTCGCGGCCGTGCTCCTGCTCGGCGTGCGCGGGGACTACCGCATACCTCCCGCCATGGACACCCACTGGCACGATCAGGTCGCCGCGTTCCGCTCGCTGCCGCCGGGAACGGACTTCTTCATCCCCGTCTATCCGCAGGTGTCGGCGTGGGGGATGACGCTGCGGCGCACGTCGCAGCCGGCCGCCGCCGACCCGCTCGCCGGCCACAAGGCTTCCGGGGCGCCGCTGCGGGCTGCCGTGGAGTTCGTCGGCACGACGCTCCCCCCCGACAGCACGTCTCCCGACCAGAAGGTCATCGTCCGGGGCTACGCCGCGGATGCGGGCAGCCGCAGCGCCGCCGGCGTGTTCCTGAACATCGACGGCCGTCTCTTTCCCGCGGTGACCGGGATGACGCCCGAGGCGACCCAGGCCGACCCTTCCCTCGCCGGCGCCGGTTTCGCCCGCTACGTGCCCAGGGACGCCCTGGGGGCGGGGGCGCACGAACTCCAGGTGCTCGCCCTGGATCACGCCGGCACGTCGCTGCTCGCGCCGGGGCCGACGCGGCGCTTCACGCTGCCCTAGCGACGATGCGGATCGTCTTCGTCGAGCCCGTCCTGCGCTTCTCCGTCCCGCTCGGGGTCACGGGGGTCGCGGCCATGCTCCGCCGCGGCGGGCACGAGGTCGGCCTCGTCCTGGCGGAGCGTGCGCCCGAGCGCACCGTCGCGCGGGTCGCGGCCCTCCGCCCGGACGCGGTCGCCTTCAGCGTGCTCTCCGGCGGCCACCACTGGCACTACGCGATCGCCCGGGCGCTCAAGGAGCGGCTCGGCGTGCCGACACTCTGGGGGGGGCCCCACCCGACGTTCTTCCCCGAGATGATCGAGTTGCCGTGGGTCGACGCGGCGTGCGTCGGCGAGGGCGAGCAGGCGGCGCTGCTCTTCGCGGACGCGTTCGACCGCGAGGGGGGACTGCCGGCGGCGGTCCCCAACTTCCTCATCAAGCGCGATGGGCGTGTGTGCGCCAGCGCTCCCCTCCCGCGCAACCGCAACCTCGACGCCCTGCCGTTCCCGGCGCGCGAGCTGTATTTCGACCGGTTCCCGGTTCTCCGGGAGCACGGGGTCAAGCACTTCATGGCGCACCGCGGCTGCCCGTACCGCTGCACCTATTGCTTCAACGACGCCTACAACGCCCTGTACCGCGAGCAGGCCGGCGACCGCGCGATCTACCGCTCGCGCAGCCCCGAGTCGATCGTCGAGGAAGTGCTCGCCGTGGGCCGCCAGGTCCCGCTGCGCATGGTCGCCTTCGTCGACGATTGCTTCACCCTGCAGAAGCGCTGGACCCTGGCGTTCGCGGAAGTCTACGCGCGCCGGTGCCGCCTCCCGTTCAGCTGCCACGTCCGCTTCGACAACATCGACGAGGAGACCGTCGCCGCCCTGCGGGGCGCGGGGCTGCACCTGGCGTACGCGGGCGTAGAGTCCGGTGACGAGTTCATCCGCAACCGCGTGATGCGGCGGGGGATGACCGAGGAGCGGATGCGCGCGGGCGGCGCCCTGCTCCACCGGCACGGGGTCAGGCTGATCACCGAGAACGTGCTCGGCGCGCCGGGCGAGACGTACGCGACCGCGCGCAGCACGCTGCGGGTGAATGTCGCGATCCGGCCCGCCCTCGCCAACGCCTCGATCTTCACGCCCTACCCGCGCCTGCCGCTGACGAAATACGCGATCGACACGGGGTGCTACGACGGGTCCGTGGACGCGCTCGACGGCACCTACTACCACGCCAGCGCGCTGCGCTTCGCGAGCGGGCGCGACGCGCACCGGATCGTCAACCTGCGGCACTTCTTCAGCGTGCTCGCGCGCCACCCGCGGCTGCTCCCCCTGCTCGCGCCCCTGCTCGCGGCCAGGCCCAACGCGCTCTACCGCTGGATCGGCGACCTGGCCGACGGCTACTACCTGCGCCGGTGCCTTCCATACCGCATGACGCTGCGGGAGCTCCTGCGGACGCTGCGGCACTATCTCGCCTCCTACCGCCGCGACCCGGGGGAGGCCCGCCGGCCGCGCCCCGGGAGCTAAAGGCGTCCGGCCGCCGGACCCGTTGCCGCGGGCGGCCCGCGCTGCGACAATGGAGCGGTGGAAGCCCTGCGCGTGCTCGGCCGGGCGGTCACGAAGTTCCACCGTGACAACGGCCTCTTCCTCGCCTCGGGGATCGCCTTCCAGGTGATCCTGGCCCTGGTGCCGCTCGCGCTGCTCGTGCTCTCCTTCGCGGGGTCGTACCTCGTCTCCCACGAGCAGGCGATGGAGCAGTTCGCGCGCTACCTCGAGCAGGCAGCGCCGACCCTGGACGCGGCCCACCGCGCGAGCGTCATCGCGGTCGTCGAGGACCGCGGGACCATCGGCGTGGTCGGCACGGCGGGCCTGCTCTGGATCGCGACCACGGTCTTCGGCTGGCTCAGGACGGCCCTGAACGCGATCTTCGGGGTGCCGCGGCCCCACGGGACGCTGCGGGGGATGCTCCTCGACCTGGCGATGATCGTGCTCTCCGGCGCGGTGTTCCTGGCGAGCGCCGTCCTCGCCGGCTTCATCGAGTATCTGCGCCGCGCGCCCGCCCTCCTGCCCGCCGTCCGGGCGCGGCTCACGGGGGCCTCGCTCTCGTACGTGGCCCCCTTCGCCGCGATCCTGCTGATCTGCTTCCTGATCTACTACCTCGTCCCGAACCGCCGCGGCTCGGCGCGGGCCGCCCTCGTGGGCGCGCTCGTCACCGGCATCCTCTGGGAGGCCGCCAAGCACCTCTTCGCCTGGTACGTCGCTGCGTCCGGGAGCTACTCTCTGGTCTACGGCCCTCTGGGCGCCGCCGCGGTGCTCCTCGTCTGGATCTACTATTCGGCTGCGGTGCTCCTTCTCGGCGCCGAGGTCGCGTCGGTCCTGGAGGGTGCCGACCGCGTTCCGCGCAGCGGCACGGCGGGCGGCGCCCGCTGACTCGTCCGATCGCCCGCCGACCCGCGCAAGCCGGAAGCGGTTCGTGTATACTTGAGCAGTTACCATGGGCATAGTTCGTCGCGGGCAGGGGCGTGGGGCATGAAGCTGACCGCAAATGAAACTTTGCAGGCGATCCGCGTAACCTTCGGTAACGATCCTTCGAGAGGTTTCCGTCGCCGCCCCCGGCATGGGAACGGCGCTGGTCCACAACAAATTGATTCGATTATG
The bacterium genome window above contains:
- a CDS encoding NDP-hexose 2,3-dehydratase family protein, producing the protein AASRAAPRGLHTDGEVDEWIARQRAAGTLDVQVVPLDALQDWGTEPGSGNLVHRTGRFFSVLGLDVQQRTGLREIPWDQPIIEQPEVGILGVLAKRIGGVLHFCLQAKEEPGNIGAVQLSPTVQATFSNYTRAHRGAEPPFLALFTAPAPESVVFARLQTEDGSRFLHKSNRNMVVLVGDEVPDEVPGPFLWLTLRQIAQLLRRDNLVNACARSVLSALALPLSLPGGRGPAAGPGAGGADIRETLQWLDDIRAGVHLRVKRIGLNELDEWERDVKGYFSHHEGRYFRLVGLRVSSEHREVRRWDQPIIENAARGIIGLLVRHGAGGLECLLQARPEPGNRPAVQVGPTVQFTPGNYCANPKLPRPFLLEEFSQPGRFPLLLETLQAEEGARFFRECHTHRVLMLPPGTELEPPRGYRWVPEAHLRFLLHLGEQVNSCARSIVGCLL
- a CDS encoding DegT/DnrJ/EryC1/StrS family aminotransferase yields the protein MPALTPAEPPAGAPAVPYWDVRPFAAARRDELLAAVGRVLDSGRLVLADEVRRFEEDFARLCGVRWGVGVNSGTDALFLALKALDIGADDEVLTVANTAVPTVAAIRATGATPVFVDVEEETFLMDPRLLRERLSPRSRCIVPVHLAGQAADVPALREAAAGRDIRIVEDCAQACGATIGGRRVGSLGDAGAFSFYPTKVLGAFGDAGMVVTAGEALAQRVRRLRFYGMEREYAALEEGYNSRLDEVQAALLSVRLALLDEAVAGRRAIARRYDEALAGLGDLALPVTGAGRDHQYYLYTVRTPRRDALREHLATRGIETKINYPHPVHLMQAYAFLGWRPGDLPVTERLAATVLSLPIYPEMPPAHQSLVVDAVRDFFGEA
- a CDS encoding class I SAM-dependent methyltransferase, which translates into the protein MNAREYRAMFEAEDRHWWYVGLHELVVAIVGRLAAGRREPLRILDAGCGTGRLMQLLGRAGAVEGFDVSPEAVDFCRRRGLERVRVADLNAPALPECAYDVITVIDVLYHRGVRDEAAALGSLRAALAPGGVLIRNDPAFEALRSDHDRAVHTRERYRPPRVRQLLLAAGLEPEIVTYRVAAAAPAIALHRLARRWGRAVAETDVRSDVKLPGAGLNRALLALLRAENRLIARTGLPFGTSVFAVARRPAVSGT
- a CDS encoding radical SAM protein, whose translation is MRIVFVEPVLRFSVPLGVTGVAAMLRRGGHEVGLVLAERAPERTVARVAALRPDAVAFSVLSGGHHWHYAIARALKERLGVPTLWGGPHPTFFPEMIELPWVDAACVGEGEQAALLFADAFDREGGLPAAVPNFLIKRDGRVCASAPLPRNRNLDALPFPARELYFDRFPVLREHGVKHFMAHRGCPYRCTYCFNDAYNALYREQAGDRAIYRSRSPESIVEEVLAVGRQVPLRMVAFVDDCFTLQKRWTLAFAEVYARRCRLPFSCHVRFDNIDEETVAALRGAGLHLAYAGVESGDEFIRNRVMRRGMTEERMRAGGALLHRHGVRLITENVLGAPGETYATARSTLRVNVAIRPALANASIFTPYPRLPLTKYAIDTGCYDGSVDALDGTYYHASALRFASGRDAHRIVNLRHFFSVLARHPRLLPLLAPLLAARPNALYRWIGDLADGYYLRRCLPYRMTLRELLRTLRHYLASYRRDPGEARRPRPGS
- a CDS encoding YihY/virulence factor BrkB family protein, with the translated sequence MEALRVLGRAVTKFHRDNGLFLASGIAFQVILALVPLALLVLSFAGSYLVSHEQAMEQFARYLEQAAPTLDAAHRASVIAVVEDRGTIGVVGTAGLLWIATTVFGWLRTALNAIFGVPRPHGTLRGMLLDLAMIVLSGAVFLASAVLAGFIEYLRRAPALLPAVRARLTGASLSYVAPFAAILLICFLIYYLVPNRRGSARAALVGALVTGILWEAAKHLFAWYVAASGSYSLVYGPLGAAAVLLVWIYYSAAVLLLGAEVASVLEGADRVPRSGTAGGAR